In Trueperaceae bacterium, the sequence GTCGACGCCGCGGCGGCGGAGGCGCTCCTCAAGACGGGACGCGACGACCTGGTGCGGGGGATGATGTGGCATGAGATCCTGTCGGAACCCGTCGCCGCCAGGCGGCTCAGGAGGGCAAGATCACGACATCAATGACGCTGAAGTTGCGTAGTCCGGCGGAGGCGCTGTCGCTCTACGGGCAGAACGACGAGAACCTTAAGTTGATGCGGTCGCGGTTGCGGGCCAAGGTGGTGGCGCGCGGCGACGAGCTGCGGCTGAGCGGCGACCCGGCCGAGGTGGCCGAGGCGGAGCGGGCGTTCCGCCACCTGCTCAGCACCATCCGTCAAGGGGGCGAGGTGAGCCTGGCCGAGATCGCGTTCGGCGACCTGGACGACTCGTACGAGCCCGAGCTCGACGGCGGCGTCGACGGCGCCGTCGAGACGCTGGAGGGCGCGGGGCCGGGCGTGGGTGGCGCGCTGCCGGAGGCGCCCGCGGCGCGGCTGCCGGGCCGCACCCGGCCCAAGACGGCCGGGCAACGGCGCTACGTCAACGCCATCGCCAACAACCCCATCACGTTCGGGCTCGGACCCGCCGGGACGGGCAAGACCTACCTGGCCGTGGCCATGGCCGTCGAGAGCCTCGTCGCCAACCGCGTGAAGCGCATCGTCCTGACGCGGCCGGCGGTCGAGGCGGGCGAGCGGCTCGGGTTCCTGCCCGGCGACCTGCAGGCGAAGATCGACCCCTACCTTAGGCCCCTCTACGACGCGCTGCACGACATGCTGCCGGCCGACAAGGCCGAGCGCCTCCTCGAGCAGGGCACCATCGAGGTGGCGCCCTTGGCGTTCATGCGTGGCAGGACGCTGAACGACGCCTTCATCATCCTCGACGAGGCGCAGAACACCACGCCGGAGCAGATGAAGA encodes:
- a CDS encoding PhoH family protein, encoding MTLKLRSPAEALSLYGQNDENLKLMRSRLRAKVVARGDELRLSGDPAEVAEAERAFRHLLSTIRQGGEVSLAEIAFGDLDDSYEPELDGGVDGAVETLEGAGPGVGGALPEAPAARLPGRTRPKTAGQRRYVNAIANNPITFGLGPAGTGKTYLAVAMAVESLVANRVKRIVLTRPAVEAGERLGFLPGDLQAKIDPYLRPLYDALHDMLPADKAERLLEQGTIEVAPLAFMRGRTLNDAFIILDEAQNTTPEQMKMFLTRMGFNSKVVVTGDTTQTDLPTSIQSGLSTALAILQGIDGIVFQHFTKADVVRHPLVAQIVLAYERHA